One window from the genome of Eriocheir sinensis breed Jianghai 21 chromosome 15, ASM2467909v1, whole genome shotgun sequence encodes:
- the LOC126999077 gene encoding uncharacterized protein LOC126999077, which translates to MEPLSSPPTKKRRPNFSEEELLMLIAEVSKRKALLLGALTNSVTLRAKEDQAWETVAVAVGGVGRVKREKGEVRKKLKDFRSEVKKKAAKINKERKKTGGGSLDVNDQLKASEEAMWSLLELEAIDGLANIEDSEELSSMASATIENEEPAPPRTTSVAACKPPTPHPLAGTSPKRVAMAELYPVSRDANIFLEPATGPSAIREVTVTSVSQDTAHVPNEYDYHREEPNSSNSTPRRGQSSSRGSTRGHEETASLQRVINAQNNTQEMLDRHLTRIGDNLTRIGDLLEKIVQGLTG; encoded by the exons ATGgaacctctctcctcaccccctaccaAGAAAAGGAGGCCGAACTTTTCGGAAGAGGAGCTCTTAATGCTGATAGCAGAGGTCTCCAAAAGGAAGGCACTGTTACTTGGGGCCCTTACAAACAGTGTGACGTTAAGAGCAAAGGAGGACCAAGCGTGGGAGACCGTTGCAGTAGCAGTAGGTGGCGTGGGGAGGgttaagagagagaagggtgaggtgAGAAAGAAGCTCAAGGACTTCAGGTCTGAGGTCAAGAAGAAGGCAGCCAAGatcaacaaggagaggaaaaaaacag GTGGTGGCTCACTGGATGTTAATGACCAGTTGAAAGCCAGCGAAGAGGCGATGTGGTCTCTCCTTGAGCTTGAGGCCATCGATGGACTCGCTAATATTGAGGATAGCGAAGAATTGTCATCAATGG CTTCAGCAACCATTGAGAATGAAGAGCCAGCACCTCCCAGAACAACTAGTGTGGCAGCATGTAAACCTCCGACGCCTCATCCCCTCGCAGGAACCTCCCCCAAGAGGGTGGCCATGGCTGAGTTGTATCCAGTATCTAGGGATGCAAACATTTTCCTGGAGCCTGCTACTGGTCCTTCAGCCATCCGAGAAGTGACAGTTACATCTGTGTCCCAAGACACAGCTCATGTTCCTAATGAATATGATTACCACAGGGAGGAGCCGAACTCTTCAAACAGCACTCCGAGACGAGGCCAGTCCAGTAGCCGTGGATCAACCCGTGGCCATGAGGAGACGGCAAGCCTCCAAAGAGTTATTAATGCTCAAAATAATACACAAGAGATGCTAGATAGACACCTTACAAGAATAGGTGACAACCTTACCAGAATAGGTGACCTACTAGAAAAAATAGTTCAAGGCTTGACAGGCTAG